A segment of the bacterium genome:
TTGTATTTCATGGCTTGCTCGACGATTTCTTCCTTGGCATCGGGCGTGAATTCAAGCTTGACGCCTTCCATTTCAAAATACTTGCCGTACTGCTTGAGCAAGGCATTGCGGGGTGTCTCCAGCACTTCCATCATGACTTCTTTGGAAAGCTTGTGGACCGGCGCAATGACCGGGACGCGGCCGACAAACTCCGGGATCAAGCCGTACTTGATCAGGTCTTCCGGCGCCACCCGTGCGATCAGTTCGTCATGGGAAAGGTCGGCCAGGGAGCGGTCGGTAACGAACCCGATCGTCACTTTTTTAAGACGGCGGGCAATGATCTCCTCGATCCCGCTGAACGTGCCACCCAGGATAAAAAGAATGTTCCGCGTATTGATCTTCAGATATTCCTGCTCCGGGTGCTTGCGGCCGCCGTGCGGCGGGCAGTTGGCTTCCGTGCCTTCCAGGATCTTCAGCAGCGCTTGCTGGACGCCTTCGCCAGATACATCCCTGGTGATGGAAGGCGAATCGCTCTTGCGGGCGATCTTGTCGATCTCATCAAGATAAATGATGCCCATCTCCGCGTTTGGAATATGGTAATTGGCCGCCTGGATAAGACGCAGTAAAATATTCTCGACGTCTTCGCCCACGTAACCGGCCTCGGTCAGCGGCGTAGCGTCGGAAATGGAAAAGGGAACGTGCAGGAGCCGCGAAAGCGTTTCCGCCAGCAGGGTCTTGCCGGTGCCGGTCGGTCCCAACAGCAGGATATTGCTTTTCTGGAGCTCGACATCGCTGTTCTTGGTCGTGATCCGCTTGTAATGATTGTAGACGGACACCGAGATGACCTTCTTCGCCCGTTCCTGACCGATGACATACTGGTCAAGGAATGTTTTTATTTCCAATGGTTTGGGCAGCACGAAGGGTTGCAGCGGGGGCGGTTCTTTTTCGTCTTTGAGCAGGTCGTGGCACAGCTGGATGCAGTCCGAACAGATGTAGGCTTGTTTGCCGCGGAACAGCCGTTTTACGGATGCTCGCGGCCGCTGGCAGAATGAGCAGACCGTCTTTTTCACGATTCCTTGGTTTCCTTCGTTTCTTTTGTTTCTTTCCTGGTCACGATCACGCTGTCGATTATTCCGTACTCATTTGCTTCTTGCGCGGACATAAAATAGTTGCGGTCCGTGTCCTTCGCGATTTTTTCCACGCTCTGTCCCGTGTGTTTGGACAGAAGTTTGTTGAGCGTTTCGCGGATCGTGAGCACCTCGCGCGCATGGATAGCGATATCTGATGCCTGGCCCTGGTAAGCGCCTTCGGGCTGGTGGATCATGATGCGGCAGTGGGGAAGACCGTAACGTTTGCCCGCTGCCCCTGCGGAAATAAGCAGGGCGGCCATGCTGGCGGCCATGCCGATGCAGATCGTGGAAACCGGGGATTTTATGTACTGCATCGTGTCATAGATGGCGAGGCCGGATGACACGATACCCCCCGGCGAATTGACATACAGGAATATTTCTTTGTTCGAATCCTCGGCATCAAGGAACAGAAGCTGCGCGATCGCAAGGTTGGCAACGTTATCATCGATCGGCGTGCCGATGAATACGATCCGGTCTTTCAGTAGTCGCGAGTAGATATCATATGCCCGTTCTCCGCGACCGCTTTGCTCAATGACGAACGGTACGGTTAGCATCGCTTGCCTCCTTGGGCGAAAGGATCCGCCCCTTTTCGCTGATCTTGCCGTTCTTCAAAAGATGCTCAATGGTTTTTTGACGCGTCATGATCCGCCGGAAATACGTAATGATGTCAAGGCGGTTATCGTCGTCCAGTTTCATGCCCATATGCTCTATGAGGGTAAGGATCTCTGATTCATCGATCGCGATATTGTCTAAAACGGCGATCTTGTCGAGGATGAGATTGAACCTGACCCTTTTTTCCGCCATGTCCCAGAATCTTTCCTTGGTCGCGTCGGAATCCGGGAGATTATTCCTCTTTATCATGTCCTGATACTCGTTGTTGATCATTGATTTGGGCGTATTGAAACGGACCCGTTCCAGGAGCACCTGGGCGATGGACTCTTTCATTTCCTCTTCGATCCTTATTTCCTCGCGTTTCTGCAGGTCTTCGGTCAGCTGTTTTTTCAAGGTTTCCAGGCTCTCGAACCCGAGATTCTTAGCAAACGCTTCGTCTATGTTCGGCAGGACCTTTTCTTCGACCTTTTTTATTGTCATTTTATAGATCTGGTTCGCGGCCTGGGCTTCTTTATACTGGCCCTTTTGCACGCCGACCAGCGTGCGGTTGATCTCGTCCGGAAAGTTCCGGTCGCCGATCCTGATCATGACGTCCTTTTCAGAACTCTTGACCTGGTTATTCTCGATGATCTCAAGATCCATGGTGACGAAGTTGTCGACCGCGGCTTGTCCCGTCACCTCCTGGATCAAAGCTGCCCTTTCCCTCATGTTGTTCAGCGTTTCATTCATTAGGTGTTCAGGCGGTAGCGGCTTTTCCTTGATTATCTCAAGCCCGATGTAGTTTTCCACCGTGAATGCAGGCACGATCTCAAGCCGCATCTGAAATTTGATCTTATCGCCTTCTTCGATGTTCAGGAGCTGGACCGGAGCCGCGGGTTGCCATTTCTTTTCCGTGAGCAGTTCAATGTAGTATTTGGTGATCAGGTCGTTAAGGGCCTGTGCTTTGATCGTGTCCTTGAATTTGGTTTTAATTATCTCCCTGGGCACCCGGCCTTTGCGAAAGCCCTTGACCGACGTATCTTTTCGCAATTTGTCCGTCTCGTGTTCCATGAAAACAGCAAGTTCTTCGACAGGGACAAGTATCTCCACTTCCTTTTCAGATTCATTGTCGACTTTCAACTCATATTCCAAAAAAGACCTCCTTGGTCAAAAGACAGAAGTTGGGATGTTAAGAAGTTAAGAGGGTATGAAATAAATGAAAAACAGTTTTTTTGTTTAAATATTTTCTTTATTCTCAACTTCATAACTTCCCATCTTCATTTTATCATTTTTTCTGCTATTCCCAGCCTCATAACTTCATAACCTCATATCTTCATTACTTTAATGCGAGGAGGGGGAGTTGAACCCCCATCCCTTACGGGGCTGGATCCTAAATCCAGTGCGTCTGCCAGTTCCGCCACCCTCGCGTAAAACCATCAGCTCAAGATTTAAGCGCCAGATCAGAACGCTAAAAACCATGTAGAACTGATCATCAAACGCAGAGTATAACGATCTTATGCTAATTATACCCTAAATGATTGTAATGTCAAGTAAACCGAATTTCGGGGTTTTTGCTGAAATCTCGGCAGTTTTCATCACTGTAATCATCAGTGAATCGCTGTAATCGAAGATTTCTTGTATTATACAGAAATCTCGGCAGAATTATCTGAGGGTTACTCCTATAATACCATTATGCGTAGGATATTCCTGAAGGAAATTGTAGTCATAGTGAAGATAAAATATGCCTAACTTAAGGGTGAAACCGGCCATTGCCCGGTGTTCATTCTGGGCTGACATTGTGACGTTTATTTCCTCGGTTTGAGGTACGGAACCTCCCCCGGATTCCGGGATCTCATACTCAAAATTATAATGGAAGTAGATCTTTGTCCCTTCCAGGCCGACCCCGATAAAAGGCTCAAAGACGATCAGGTTCTTTGATACCAGGAATTGAAGGTTCCAGGTTTGGCTGCTTAGGATATCTGTTCCGGTGGAGTCGATCAAGTGGAACCACTGCATGGCGCCGCCGATCGCCAGGTCAATGGGAAGCGGGATGGTTTTCATGAACGGCAGTGAATTTAGGTTCTGCTTGAGCCCAATACCCAGGAAATGTATCCGGGTGTCCTGATAAGTATAAGGAATGTATCGGATCGCTGCTTCGGTACCGAACATAAGGCCGACATTGAGCTGAGGCATGACAAGGGGAACACCGGAAACGTTAAAGCCGCCGGGTATAAACGGGGGGATACCGCGGGCATTTTCAGATGCCGGTACATCGGTCCGGTTATCCGGTCCGACTATCGTGCTCACGCTGTCAAGAAAGAGCGTGTCGTATACGAGCACACCACTTTCAAGCGAACATACGACAACTTCGGCTTGATTGAATATCTTTGCCATCTCGGGGATCTGGATCCACATGGCGCGGACGCCGAGATCGAACCCGAGCAAACTGTGGCTGGTTGCGGAATGGAACAAACCAGTTGAGATCCCGGTTCCAAATGCGGTAACTATGGGTTGGGTATAACCTTCAAGCAGGTTCTGGCTTACGCTCTTGATCTTTTCGGCAAGCGAGGACTGCGCCTGGATGACCGGCGTCAGGCAGAAAAAGCCAATGACCAGCAATGTAACTGATAATGATGCGCGAGTTTTCATTTCATACCTCCTTTAAAAGCTGCGGGGCCGACGAGACTCGAACTCGCGACCTCCTGCGTGACAGGCAGGCGTTCTAACCAAACTGAACTACGGCCCCTGTCGCAATTATATTCATTATCGAATATTAGTCAAGGGGAGTCGATTCTTTGACCTTGACTACGCCTGTGATTTTATTATATTATTTAAATAAAATGACAAAGAAAATAAAAAAGAAAAAAGCAACGGGAAAAAAGTCCAGGTCACCGCCATTCAATTACTGCGACTACCGCTGTGAACGGTGCGCCGAGCAGGAAAACTGCCGCGTCTACAAGGACGACCGTGACCGCATGCTTGAACACTATGTCAAGGGCGAGGACCCGTATGATCCCAAGGTCTTTGCCGATGATCTGAAAGAGATCTTTGAAAAAACCAGTAAAATGATATCCAGAATGGCAGAAGAGGAAAATATCGACCTCGGCGCGGTCCCTGAGGAAGAGGTCCCTAAAGCCGATCCTGATTCGTATATCATATACCGCCTGGCCCATCAGTACTGCATGGACGCCCACGCGCTGGTAAAGAAAAAGCGGCACGAAGGGATCCCCCAGTGCATCGAAGAGGAATGGGGCGATTTCGTTTGGTATCATACGCTGCTGCCAGCCAAAACAGCAAGGCTGGTTTCCGGCTTTATCGATGATGACCTGGAAAGGGAATGGCGCAAGGCTGAAGAGGACGGTACGATCAGCGTCATCGTGAAAAGCATCACTCTTTCCCGACAGGCATTGCAGGTCATGCTTGACGAACTGCCCGATGATCTCCATGATATCGCGGATCTCCTTGAGCTGCTGGGCCGGTTCGAAAAACAACTGCAGACCGATATGCGACAAAAGGTCGGCGGGGAAACCTTAAAAAATAAGTGACCGATCATTGAAGAAACAATTTTCTTCGCAGCCGCGCAAAGCCAAAGTGAAAGGTAAGCTCAAAGCGCCCGACGGAATAACATTCCTGGGGACGGGCGGCGCGCGTTTTGTCATCGCCAAGCAGCTGCGGGCGACCGGCGGCATGTTGTTCAGGATCGGCGGCAAGAACGTGCTGGTCGATCCGGGACCGGAGTCGCTGTGCCGGTTGCTTTCATACGTGCCGGGAGTGACGCCTGATAAGCTTGACTGCATAATTTTGTCGCACAAGCACATTGACCATTCGGCCGATGTCAATGTCTACCTGGACGCGCTATCCGAGGGTGGCTTTAAGAAGCGAGGGCTACTGGTGGCTCCGCAGGACGCGTTCGGGCAAGACGGCGTGATCTATAATTACCTGCTGGATTTCATGAAGGAAATAAAGATCATAAAACCGGGTTTGTCATTCACGCTCGACGGTTTGGAATTCACATTTCCTGTCCGGCACGATCACCGCGTCGAAACGTATGGTTTTAAACTGGGATACGCCGGATATGCGGTGTCATACATAACGGATACGCGTTTTTTTAAGGAATTGATCGATGCTTACCGGGCGGATATCATTATCATGAACTTGATCAAGCTTGAGCCGTCCGATATCGATCATCTGTCCGTGCCAGACTGCGTCGAACTGATAAAAGGCATAAGACCAAAAGCCGCCATCATCACGCATTTTGGCATGACCATTATCAGGGCTGGTCCATGGAACATCGCGCGTCAGCTGACGAAAGAAACCGGGGTCAAAGTGCTTGCGGCCGAGGACGGCAGACACTACGAGATAAGCAAGCTGTTAGCTACCTAATCAAAATCCCCCTTCGTCCCCCTTTTTAAAGGGGGATAAGAGGGGGATAAGATTTTTTAGGATGTGAGTATATTAAATTATATTTTCACGACCTTGACCGTGTGCGTTTTCCCACTACAGTCGGCTTTCAATATATAAGCGCCGTTAGGCAGCGGCCGGCCGGCATCGTCCTTGAAATCCCACTGAATTATTCTGTTCCCGGTCGTTGAGATCCCCGACCATAATGTCCTGACCGATTGGCCCAAGCTGTTGTAGGCGACAAGGTTGACCGGTGAGCGTATCGATACATTCATTTCGATCACTACGGAATTACCAGACGGGTTGCCCCGGACAACGAGCCGGTTATTAACCGCCGCCTGTTGTCGCTGTTCAGCGACCGCGTAATTATGGCCCGTCGGTTTGAGGAACGGGTCGCTAAGCAGGGTCATGCCGTAATGCCAGCATAGCTCATCGAAAGTCACGCCGTCCGATGTGATATATGTGAACCAGTCCTTGAACGCTTCTCCCAACGTCTTTTGCTGTGAAAGCGGTTCATAGAAGTAATAAAATTCAAGCATGCTGCCGGTTTTTGTCGAACCCACTTCGCCCAGACCATAGCTTTGGTTGAACATCGACTGGCCGCCGCCATACCCACTTGTGGTGTAGCGCGAGAAGGAGCATGCAAAATGGTTGTAGAAATTAGCCGGGGGGTTCTGCGACGCGTACTCAGAGGAATAGTAGTAGTCATAGCTGCCGCCGTTATTGTAGACGAACTGATGCAGGTTGGGCGACGAGTGGGCAAAGAGCGCGACCCAGGCCATGGGCGTGTTGAGCTTGACACGGTAGATCGCCGCGCGCGTGGTCTCTTTATCCCAGTAATTCATTGTATCAGGATAGAGCAGAGAGACGTTTGCCGACCATTCGGGCCCCCAGTAGTTCCAGTCATCGTCGCAAAAGACTAAAGCCTGATGCTGGAGCGCTAGAGTATCATAGCGATAAGCGTTGTTCTTTCGGAAATAATTTTTTAAAGTCACGGTATCCGTGCCGATCCCGGTAGGTGTCAAGCGTCCGATAAAGATCTCGGGGTTGATCTCGCCTTCATGACCGTCGAATTTACCGTTACCTGCCGCCATCGTGTCCAGCCACGTGCCGTTGAGGTCCATGTAATACAGGTCCATGGGAAAATCCGCGTATCCATAGGTGTTGAAGTCATCGGCGACCTCGAACCATGCGACCGGCAGACTTCCGACCAACAACGCGCCTTCGATGTTATTTGTATTATACTGGCTCTGCAGGAAAGTGCGGAGCGATTCGGGCGTGCCTCCCGTCATCTGGAAACTGTAGATCGTGTAGCCTTCATACTGAAGGTTGTCAGTAAGCTGGTCGAGCGCGCCGATCAGCGCCGCGGCGATGCTCTGCTGGCAGATGATAACAACATTGCCCTGCCGTCCGTCGCCCTGAACAAATCGGTCCTGTAACCACGAGAAGGTTGTATAAGGGTGCTGGTTGATCCAGTCTTCATACGTTTCCGGATGCGAGCCTGGCGGGCCTGCCCAACGAAGCAGTG
Coding sequences within it:
- the clpX gene encoding ATP-dependent Clp protease ATP-binding subunit ClpX, with amino-acid sequence MVKKTVCSFCQRPRASVKRLFRGKQAYICSDCIQLCHDLLKDEKEPPPLQPFVLPKPLEIKTFLDQYVIGQERAKKVISVSVYNHYKRITTKNSDVELQKSNILLLGPTGTGKTLLAETLSRLLHVPFSISDATPLTEAGYVGEDVENILLRLIQAANYHIPNAEMGIIYLDEIDKIARKSDSPSITRDVSGEGVQQALLKILEGTEANCPPHGGRKHPEQEYLKINTRNILFILGGTFSGIEEIIARRLKKVTIGFVTDRSLADLSHDELIARVAPEDLIKYGLIPEFVGRVPVIAPVHKLSKEVMMEVLETPRNALLKQYGKYFEMEGVKLEFTPDAKEEIVEQAMKYNTGARALRSIIEHHMLDIMFNLPSLKAIERCVITKDVIARGKPPEYIESQKKLAQ
- the clpP gene encoding ATP-dependent Clp endopeptidase proteolytic subunit ClpP, with the translated sequence MLTVPFVIEQSGRGERAYDIYSRLLKDRIVFIGTPIDDNVANLAIAQLLFLDAEDSNKEIFLYVNSPGGIVSSGLAIYDTMQYIKSPVSTICIGMAASMAALLISAGAAGKRYGLPHCRIMIHQPEGAYQGQASDIAIHAREVLTIRETLNKLLSKHTGQSVEKIAKDTDRNYFMSAQEANEYGIIDSVIVTRKETKETKETKES
- the tig gene encoding trigger factor; its protein translation is MEYELKVDNESEKEVEILVPVEELAVFMEHETDKLRKDTSVKGFRKGRVPREIIKTKFKDTIKAQALNDLITKYYIELLTEKKWQPAAPVQLLNIEEGDKIKFQMRLEIVPAFTVENYIGLEIIKEKPLPPEHLMNETLNNMRERAALIQEVTGQAAVDNFVTMDLEIIENNQVKSSEKDVMIRIGDRNFPDEINRTLVGVQKGQYKEAQAANQIYKMTIKKVEEKVLPNIDEAFAKNLGFESLETLKKQLTEDLQKREEIRIEEEMKESIAQVLLERVRFNTPKSMINNEYQDMIKRNNLPDSDATKERFWDMAEKRVRFNLILDKIAVLDNIAIDESEILTLIEHMGMKLDDDNRLDIITYFRRIMTRQKTIEHLLKNGKISEKGRILSPKEASDANRTVRH
- a CDS encoding DUF6588 family protein, whose translation is MKTRASLSVTLLVIGFFCLTPVIQAQSSLAEKIKSVSQNLLEGYTQPIVTAFGTGISTGLFHSATSHSLLGFDLGVRAMWIQIPEMAKIFNQAEVVVCSLESGVLVYDTLFLDSVSTIVGPDNRTDVPASENARGIPPFIPGGFNVSGVPLVMPQLNVGLMFGTEAAIRYIPYTYQDTRIHFLGIGLKQNLNSLPFMKTIPLPIDLAIGGAMQWFHLIDSTGTDILSSQTWNLQFLVSKNLIVFEPFIGVGLEGTKIYFHYNFEYEIPESGGGSVPQTEEINVTMSAQNEHRAMAGFTLKLGIFYLHYDYNFLQEYPTHNGIIGVTLR
- a CDS encoding MBL fold metallo-hydrolase — its product is MKKQFSSQPRKAKVKGKLKAPDGITFLGTGGARFVIAKQLRATGGMLFRIGGKNVLVDPGPESLCRLLSYVPGVTPDKLDCIILSHKHIDHSADVNVYLDALSEGGFKKRGLLVAPQDAFGQDGVIYNYLLDFMKEIKIIKPGLSFTLDGLEFTFPVRHDHRVETYGFKLGYAGYAVSYITDTRFFKELIDAYRADIIIMNLIKLEPSDIDHLSVPDCVELIKGIRPKAAIITHFGMTIIRAGPWNIARQLTKETGVKVLAAEDGRHYEISKLLAT